A part of Capsicum annuum cultivar UCD-10X-F1 chromosome 6, UCD10Xv1.1, whole genome shotgun sequence genomic DNA contains:
- the LOC107875246 gene encoding auxin-binding protein T92 → MLFILVALLWFATAEASHCSINGLPLVRNISELPQNNYGRPGLSHTTIAGSVLHGMKEIEVWLQTFAPGSSTPIHRHSCEEVFVVLKGQGTLYLAPSSHSKYPGNPQEFHIFPNSTFHVPVNDAHQVWNTDEHEDLQVLVVISRPPVKVFTYDDWSVPHTASKLKFPYYWDEECYQTTSSSKDEL, encoded by the exons ATGCTGTTCATACTAGTTGCTCTTTTGTGGTTCGCCACGGCCGAAGCTTCTCACTGCTCAATTAATG GATTACCACTCGTGAGAAATATCAGTGAGCTTCCACAAAACAACTACGGGAGGCCCGGTTTATCTCATACTACAATTGCAGGTTCAGTCTTGCATGGCATGAAAGAG ATAGAGGTGTGGCTTCAAACGTTTGCTCCCGGATCTAGCACACCAATCCACAGGCACTCATGTGAAGAAGTTTTTGTCGTCTTGAAGGGTCAAGGCACTCTCTATCTCGCTCCTAGTTCACATTCAAAGTACCCAGGGAACCCGCAGGAGTTTCATATTTTCCCTAATAGCACTTTCCATGTCCCCGTTAATGATGCGCACCAG GTATGGAACACTGATGAACATGAAGATCTACAGGTTTTAGTTGTTATATCTCGTCCCCCAGTGAAAGT GTTTACGTACGATGACTGGTCGGTGCCACATACAGCTTCCAAATTGAAGTTCCCGTATTACTGGGATGAGGAATGTTATCAGACAACATCATCTAGCAAAGACGAGCTTTAG
- the LOC107875247 gene encoding RNA demethylase ALKBH10B, whose amino-acid sequence MPPAAAVVGHHRVVPLGPTPVVQPPPPTTMVSETFAKDAILAWFRGEFAAANAIIDALCNHITQLEGGGSEYESVFAAIHRRRLNWIPILQMQKYCSIAEVTLDLKKVAEIKMKEKEEEFTVSKECDTQVNETSSHSVESYENGGSELVYGDDSPESEITDTGPLIQPVLESVEFCSNHEDCEARNAHIKMTKGFVSKEPVKGHMVNVVRGLKLYEDIFTPNEISKLNGLVNELRVAGQNGALSGETFILFNQQVKGNKREMIQLGTPIFGHVKEEALCQKSNIEPIPALLQGVIDHLIQWNLISESRRPNSCVINYFDEGEYSQPFVKPPHLEQPVSTLLLSESMMAFGRALVSDSDGNYKGSFKLSLKEGSLLVMRGNSADIARHALCSSASKRFVITFFKVITEMNSFVSDQIPPLTKAMTLWQPGVPTRCSTADGAANGYKIMDAIPKWGLLRAPEVMLDPVRPMILSPRRIPTGGTGVFLPLSRKPAKHVPPRAQKRRFLELPSPWDSPKSESSSEASMEV is encoded by the exons ATGCCGCCAGCTGCCGCAGTTGTTGGACACCACCGTGTAGTACCGTTGGGACCCACTCCGGTGGTGCAACCACCACCCCCGACCACCATGGTGTCGGAGACATTTGCTAAGGACGCAATATTAGCGTGGTTCAGGGGAGAGTTTGCTGCAGCAAATGCCATTATAGATGCGCTTTGTAACCATATAACTCAGCTTGAAGGTGGGGGATCGGAGTATGAATCGGTATTTGCAGCCATTCATCGCCGGAGGCTTAACTGGATCCCAATTCTTCAGATGCAGAAGTACTGTTCCATTGCCGAGGTTACACTCGATCTAAAGAAAGTCGCTGAGATAAAGATGAAGGAGAAAGAGGAGGAGTTTACAGTATCGAAAGAGTGCGATACACAAGTGAACGAGACAAGTAGTCATTCAGTGGAGAGCTACGAAAATGGAGGAAGCGAGTTGGTGTATGGAGATGATTCTCCTGAAAGTGAGATAACTGATACAG GACCCTTAATACAACCTGTGCTAGAAAGTGTTGAATTCtgctcaaaccatgaggactgtGAGGCAAGGAATGCCCACATCAAGATGACAAAGGGGTTTGTGTCGAAAGAGCCAGTCAAAGGGCATATG GTGAATGTAGTACGAGGTTTGAAGTTATACGAGGACATATTTACTCCAAATGAAATCTCTAAACTAAATGGTTTAGTGAACGAACTTCGTGTTGCTGGCCAGAACGGTGCTCTCTCAG gtgaaacttttattttattcaaccaGCAAGTGAAGGGAAACAAAAGAGAGATGATTCAGCTTGGGACCCCAATATTCGGACATGTTAAAGAGGAGGCCTTGTGTCAAAAGA GTAACATTGAACCCATTCCAGCTCTTCTACAAGGTGTCATAGACCACCTGATTCAGTGGAATCTCATATCAGAAAGTAGAAGACCTAACAGCTGTGTCATCAACTACTTTGATGAG GGGGAGTACTCACAGCCTTTCGTGAAACCACCTCATTTGGAACAGCCAGTGTCTACACTTCTCCTCTCAGAATCAATGATGGCATTTGGTAGAGCCCTTGTAAGTGACAGTGATGGGAACTACAAAGGATCATTCAAGCTTTCTCTAAAAGAAGG GTCCCTATTAGTCATGAGAGGAAACAGTGCAGACATTGCCAGACATGCCCTGTGCTCATCAGCTAGCAAAAGATTTGTTATTACATTCTTCAAAGTAATAACAGAGATGAATAGTTTCGTCTCAGATCAAATCCCCCCTCTGACTAAAGCAATGACCTTATGGCAACCTGGTGTCCCAACACGCTGTTCAACTGCAGATGGAGCAGCTAATGGTTATAAGATAATGGATGCGATACCTAAATGGGGTTTGCTTCGAGCTCCAGAAGTTATGCTAGATCCTGTGCGACCAATGATTCTAAGCCCCCGAAGGATTCCAACTGGTGGTACTGGTGTCTTTCTTCCATTGTCAAGAAAACCTGCAAAACATGTTCCACCACGTGCCCAGAAAAGGAGGTTTCTTGAGCTACCTTCCCCTTGGGACTCGCCTAAGTCAGAGAGCAGTTCAGAAGCAAGTATGGAAGTTTAG